One window of Eisenibacter elegans DSM 3317 genomic DNA carries:
- a CDS encoding acetylxylan esterase: MKPPYLFFVWIGLLCLWPQWAMPQPKLRIQTTETSTAWGQPLQIQLRLENINTAGTLTCLLKNRQGQQIAQQQFWPPKGQSHYTQKVDFQVYKADFYDVEAVWSSGGKDLLRQYYTVGYAVEKIFSLGQAPPDFDLFWQQTRQELAAIAPKYRILAQDSLSTPTYKMYLVEIPSLGEVTVRAWYRIPRNNWNAPVVLQLGGMGSALYPPKTLHDDPFRGIPDNYAVLALNIRAHGNSRDAITLEGGQIFTHQLHDKTQYFYRGAIADGLQALAFLRSKPELDQRNIIVEGMSQGGGLALILAALVPEVAFCMPDVPFMCDFDTYLSYPSWIQKAVANYADKQQVSLTLLADNLRYFDAKYFAYRIRAQVLMSVGMQDRTCPPATAFAAYNKIIAPKAYKIYPNGQHDGGGATHRAYKFEWLQQRLHR; this comes from the coding sequence ATGAAACCTCCTTATTTGTTCTTTGTTTGGATTGGTCTTTTGTGTTTGTGGCCTCAATGGGCAATGCCTCAGCCCAAACTACGTATCCAAACCACTGAGACCAGTACGGCTTGGGGGCAGCCTTTACAGATACAGCTTCGGCTCGAAAATATCAATACTGCCGGAACGCTGACCTGCTTGCTCAAAAACCGCCAAGGCCAACAAATAGCCCAACAGCAGTTTTGGCCACCCAAAGGACAAAGCCATTATACACAAAAAGTCGATTTTCAGGTATATAAAGCTGATTTTTATGATGTAGAGGCAGTATGGTCTTCGGGGGGCAAAGATTTGCTGAGACAATACTACACCGTAGGCTATGCTGTCGAAAAAATTTTTAGCCTTGGTCAAGCCCCACCAGATTTTGACTTGTTTTGGCAACAAACACGCCAAGAGCTGGCTGCCATCGCCCCAAAGTACAGGATTCTGGCACAAGACTCTCTCAGCACCCCGACTTATAAGATGTACTTGGTCGAAATACCGAGCCTCGGCGAGGTAACCGTCCGCGCTTGGTACCGTATCCCGCGCAACAACTGGAACGCCCCCGTTGTATTACAACTAGGCGGGATGGGCAGCGCCCTATACCCACCCAAAACCCTACACGATGACCCTTTTCGGGGCATACCAGACAACTATGCTGTGCTGGCGCTCAATATTCGAGCCCACGGCAACAGCAGGGACGCAATCACGCTCGAAGGAGGGCAGATATTCACCCACCAACTCCACGACAAGACGCAGTACTTCTACCGAGGAGCCATTGCTGATGGCCTCCAAGCACTGGCGTTTTTGCGAAGCAAACCTGAGCTTGACCAACGCAATATCATCGTAGAGGGGATGAGCCAAGGCGGGGGACTAGCCCTTATCTTGGCCGCACTCGTGCCCGAAGTAGCTTTTTGTATGCCCGATGTGCCCTTTATGTGTGATTTTGACACCTACCTCAGTTATCCGTCTTGGATTCAAAAAGCGGTGGCCAACTACGCCGACAAACAGCAGGTTTCCCTCACCTTACTGGCCGACAACCTGCGCTACTTCGATGCCAAATACTTCGCCTACCGCATTCGGGCGCAGGTACTGATGTCTGTCGGGATGCAAGACCGTACTTGCCCACCCGCCACTGCCTTCGCCGCCTACAACAAAATCATTGCTCCAAAAGCTTATAAAATCTATCCCAATGGCCAACACGATGGCGGCGGTGCCACACACCGTGCTTATAAATTTGAATGGCTCCAACAGCGCCTACACCGCTAA
- a CDS encoding dihydrolipoamide acetyltransferase family protein, protein MALVEIIMPKMGESVMEGTILKWLKSVGETVEQDEPLLEIATDKVDTEVPSTHSGVITELLAQEGDVVQVGQPIAILDDQGADGSNTGSSTTTNTLAATAAAIETEVAQAVSTVSTHNNGSERPADNRFYSPLVMSIAQAENISAAELANIAGSGNGQRVTKKDILAYLANRQQPQTTPASVAAPAQPANTQPIRPTPSPQVAPSVSLQGNIEIVEMDRMRKIIAQRMVESKQISPHVTTFVEADVTNIVLWRNKVKDAFKKREGENITFTPIFLEAIAKAIKDFPMINASVDGDRIIIRKDINIGMAVATADGNLIVPVLHGADQYSLLGLSKRVNDLAARGRVGKLKADELSGGTYTMSNIGGFGNEMGTPILVQPQVAIMAFGAIKKKPAVIETPTGDVIGIRHMMYLSHAYDHRIVDGALGGQFVRRVADYLEAFDINREI, encoded by the coding sequence ATGGCATTGGTAGAAATTATTATGCCCAAAATGGGTGAGAGTGTCATGGAGGGTACCATCCTCAAATGGCTCAAATCAGTAGGCGAAACCGTAGAACAAGACGAACCCCTGCTCGAAATCGCCACCGATAAGGTAGATACCGAAGTTCCTTCCACACATAGCGGAGTCATCACGGAGCTACTCGCCCAAGAGGGGGATGTAGTGCAGGTAGGTCAGCCCATTGCCATCCTCGACGACCAAGGCGCTGACGGAAGCAACACCGGCAGCAGTACTACCACCAATACCCTAGCCGCTACCGCCGCTGCGATAGAAACCGAAGTAGCGCAGGCCGTCAGTACAGTCAGCACCCACAACAACGGCAGTGAGCGCCCCGCCGACAATCGTTTTTATTCTCCCTTGGTGATGAGCATTGCCCAAGCCGAGAATATTTCGGCAGCAGAGCTTGCCAACATCGCTGGCTCAGGCAATGGCCAAAGAGTAACCAAGAAGGATATTTTGGCGTATTTGGCAAATCGCCAACAGCCACAAACCACCCCTGCGTCGGTGGCTGCGCCTGCACAACCAGCTAACACACAGCCCATCCGACCTACGCCTAGCCCTCAAGTAGCACCTTCGGTATCGCTACAAGGCAATATAGAGATTGTAGAGATGGACAGAATGCGCAAAATTATTGCGCAGCGTATGGTAGAATCAAAGCAGATTTCGCCACACGTAACCACCTTCGTAGAGGCTGATGTAACCAATATCGTACTCTGGCGCAACAAGGTAAAAGATGCCTTCAAAAAGCGTGAAGGAGAAAATATCACTTTTACACCCATATTCTTAGAGGCTATCGCCAAGGCAATCAAGGACTTCCCAATGATCAACGCCTCGGTAGACGGTGACCGTATCATCATCCGCAAAGACATCAACATCGGAATGGCCGTAGCTACTGCCGATGGCAACCTGATAGTCCCTGTATTGCACGGTGCCGATCAATATAGCCTGCTTGGCCTTTCGAAGCGAGTCAATGACCTTGCCGCCCGTGGGCGTGTGGGCAAACTCAAAGCAGATGAGCTTTCGGGAGGTACTTATACCATGTCCAACATCGGCGGCTTTGGCAACGAAATGGGTACACCAATCTTGGTACAGCCACAAGTAGCCATTATGGCCTTTGGCGCAATCAAGAAAAAGCCTGCCGTAATCGAAACCCCTACCGGTGATGTCATCGGTATCCGACATATGATGTATCTCTCACACGCCTATGACCACCGCATCGTAGATGGTGCGTTGGGAGGGCAGTTTGTACGCCGAGTAGCCGACTATCTGGAGGCTTTCGATATCAATAGAGAGATATAA
- the topA gene encoding type I DNA topoisomerase: MPKNLVIVESPAKAKTIEGYLGKDFVVKSSYGHVRDLPKSDKAIDVENGFKPTYEISDDKKNVVSDLFRTAKQSDTVWLATDDDREGEAISWHLYEALGLQNKDTKRIVFREITKKAILNAIENPRTIDIDLVNAQQARRILDRLVGFEISPVLWKIKTGLSAGRVQSVAVRMIVEREREILAFESKSNFRIQASFDLEKGRKLFADLNDKPEQETDAQSFLEKCVGAEFSIAKLETKPAKKSPAAPFTTSTLQQEAARKLGYGVARTMSLAQRLYESGKITYMRTDSTNLSEDAVAQASQSIRQSYGNDYVQNRSYKTKTEGAQEAHEAIRPTDFGVSSAGGDRDEVRLYELIWKRAIASQMADAQLERTVATIDIDPIRYNQANNTSEKMPNLIARGEVIKFDGFLKVYLESSDDDDNDEDEATKGMLPPLTVGQRLDLDQLKATERFQRHPPRYNEASLVKKLEEMGIGRPSTYAPIISTIQKRGYVVKEDREGKQRQYRELILKAEKIEAFDRTENYGAEKAKLFPTSIALTVNDFLVERFTEIMDYSFTAAVEKEFDEIAEGRKEWVKMLDAFYKEFHPKVLASKDVDRKELFKPRTIGIHPDKNEPILVIDGRYGPFVQIGETTDQNPKPQRASLRSGMNPEAITVEDALELFKLPRMVGTFEGKEMVAAVGRFGPYIRHDDKFVSLPKDEDPLFVTEETAIALIIAKRKADAEKFIKTFDENPEVQVLNGRYGPYIKMGKVNAKIPKDKEAAELTLEECLALVEESKNKPKRSSSSARKGKK, translated from the coding sequence ATGCCCAAAAATCTTGTTATCGTAGAATCTCCCGCCAAAGCCAAAACCATTGAAGGATATTTAGGAAAAGACTTTGTGGTGAAGTCGAGCTACGGCCACGTACGCGATTTGCCCAAATCTGATAAAGCAATAGATGTTGAAAATGGCTTCAAACCTACCTACGAAATATCTGACGACAAGAAGAATGTGGTGTCTGACTTGTTTCGTACGGCCAAGCAATCTGATACAGTATGGTTGGCGACTGACGACGACCGCGAGGGAGAGGCCATCTCTTGGCATTTGTATGAAGCGCTAGGGCTACAAAATAAGGACACCAAACGCATCGTCTTCCGTGAAATTACGAAGAAAGCCATCCTCAATGCGATCGAAAACCCCCGTACCATCGACATAGACCTCGTCAATGCGCAGCAAGCCCGCCGGATACTCGACCGGTTGGTGGGGTTTGAAATATCTCCCGTGCTCTGGAAAATCAAAACCGGACTCTCTGCCGGGCGGGTACAGTCTGTGGCCGTACGGATGATTGTAGAGCGCGAGCGCGAAATCTTAGCCTTTGAGTCTAAAAGTAATTTCCGCATTCAGGCCAGCTTTGACCTCGAAAAGGGGCGCAAACTATTCGCCGACCTCAACGACAAACCCGAGCAGGAAACTGATGCACAATCTTTCCTCGAAAAATGTGTAGGGGCGGAGTTTTCTATTGCCAAACTGGAAACCAAGCCCGCCAAAAAATCACCAGCAGCGCCATTTACCACCTCTACTCTCCAACAAGAAGCCGCTCGCAAGCTGGGCTATGGCGTAGCACGGACAATGAGCTTGGCTCAGCGCCTGTATGAATCTGGGAAAATCACCTATATGCGTACCGACTCTACGAACCTCTCCGAAGACGCTGTGGCGCAGGCCTCACAGTCCATCCGGCAGAGTTATGGCAATGACTACGTACAAAATCGCAGCTACAAAACCAAGACCGAAGGCGCACAAGAAGCCCACGAGGCCATCCGTCCGACTGACTTTGGGGTGTCGAGCGCGGGCGGCGACCGCGACGAGGTGCGGCTCTATGAACTGATTTGGAAACGTGCTATCGCCTCACAAATGGCTGACGCACAGCTAGAGCGCACTGTAGCCACCATCGATATAGACCCTATACGCTACAATCAAGCCAATAATACCAGTGAAAAAATGCCTAACCTCATCGCTCGTGGTGAGGTAATCAAGTTTGATGGCTTTCTGAAGGTATACCTCGAATCATCTGATGACGATGACAACGACGAAGACGAAGCCACCAAGGGTATGTTGCCTCCGCTGACTGTGGGTCAACGCCTCGACCTCGACCAGCTCAAGGCGACCGAGCGCTTCCAACGCCACCCACCCCGCTACAACGAAGCCTCACTCGTTAAAAAGCTAGAAGAAATGGGCATTGGCCGCCCATCTACCTATGCCCCGATTATCTCGACTATCCAAAAGCGCGGCTATGTGGTCAAAGAAGACCGCGAAGGCAAGCAGCGGCAATACCGTGAGCTGATTCTGAAGGCAGAAAAAATTGAGGCTTTTGACCGTACCGAAAATTATGGTGCCGAAAAAGCCAAGCTCTTTCCTACGAGTATCGCCCTGACTGTCAATGACTTCTTGGTAGAGCGCTTTACCGAAATTATGGATTACTCCTTTACGGCAGCCGTAGAGAAGGAATTTGACGAAATAGCCGAAGGCCGCAAAGAGTGGGTCAAAATGCTGGATGCCTTTTACAAAGAGTTCCATCCTAAGGTCTTGGCCTCTAAGGATGTAGACCGCAAAGAGTTGTTCAAGCCCCGCACTATCGGCATTCACCCCGACAAAAACGAGCCGATTCTGGTCATTGATGGCCGATATGGCCCCTTTGTGCAGATAGGCGAAACCACTGACCAGAACCCCAAGCCCCAACGCGCCAGCCTCCGCTCGGGGATGAACCCCGAAGCCATTACGGTAGAAGACGCGCTCGAACTCTTCAAGCTACCCCGTATGGTAGGCACTTTTGAGGGCAAAGAAATGGTGGCAGCTGTAGGCCGATTTGGCCCCTACATCCGCCACGACGACAAGTTTGTATCTTTGCCCAAAGATGAAGACCCGCTTTTCGTTACCGAAGAGACAGCCATCGCCCTTATCATCGCCAAGCGCAAGGCCGATGCAGAGAAGTTTATCAAGACTTTCGACGAAAACCCCGAAGTACAAGTACTCAATGGTCGCTATGGCCCTTATATCAAAATGGGCAAGGTAAATGCCAAAATCCCCAAAGATAAAGAAGCTGCTGAGCTGACCCTCGAAGAATGCCTCGCCTTGGTAGAAGAAAGTAAAAATAAGCCTAAACGCAGCAGCAGCAGTGCTCGCAAAGGCAAGAAATAA
- a CDS encoding tetratricopeptide repeat protein: protein MPLRAAFVSHFRIFLFAGLGLMLLACDRYDRTDDTIYQLPATNNWGSEVSLKLLQDQYNSAPQNPEVLQKLSRWYLEQPDDTLALQYALKAVEATQEQDPAAQLLLAEVYQRLQQYSKALDAARKARKLGASNAAALLLMSELYLSEKKYTEAQTYLKQVAQIMPQDARIDYLHGAVALGKSDTAAAVVHLRKAIQKRPNYPDAYNALGEMYLRYEMYRRALAHFDEGLSQNPNHDRLNYNKAETYRALRFVSYQYLDSAVVYYRKALDANADLYQAAFNLGLLLYKAGNWKKAKEYFEYTLRYNDEIADVHYYLGLCYREEDKLEPALGQFEKALALDPVNFMARDYYWDTKARIDYRKQLARQDSIQKAYQEQQRKMWEQWQEEQKKQQELYQQQYQQQYKPPQQQTPPPSTEEQEQG, encoded by the coding sequence ATGCCTCTCCGTGCTGCATTTGTATCCCATTTCCGTATCTTTTTATTTGCCGGCCTTGGCCTAATGTTGCTGGCTTGCGACCGCTACGACCGTACCGACGACACCATCTATCAACTTCCGGCTACCAATAACTGGGGGTCAGAGGTAAGCCTAAAGCTTTTGCAAGACCAGTACAACAGCGCACCTCAAAACCCCGAGGTATTACAAAAGCTCTCACGATGGTACTTAGAACAGCCCGATGATACCCTAGCGCTACAGTATGCGCTCAAAGCCGTAGAAGCTACCCAAGAACAAGACCCCGCTGCACAACTACTGCTGGCAGAGGTATACCAGCGCCTCCAGCAGTATAGCAAGGCGCTTGATGCTGCCCGCAAAGCCCGCAAACTGGGGGCTTCGAATGCCGCAGCCTTGCTATTGATGAGCGAATTGTATTTGTCAGAAAAAAAATATACCGAAGCCCAAACCTATCTCAAACAAGTCGCTCAAATTATGCCTCAAGATGCGCGCATAGATTATCTACACGGAGCAGTAGCGCTTGGGAAATCTGATACAGCAGCGGCAGTAGTACACCTGCGCAAGGCCATCCAAAAACGCCCCAACTATCCTGATGCATACAATGCCTTGGGAGAAATGTATTTGCGCTACGAGATGTATCGGCGTGCGTTGGCACACTTTGATGAAGGGTTGTCGCAAAACCCTAACCACGATCGCCTCAACTACAACAAGGCCGAAACCTACCGCGCCCTGCGTTTTGTGTCGTATCAATACCTTGATAGCGCAGTGGTGTATTATCGTAAGGCCCTCGATGCCAACGCAGACCTCTATCAGGCAGCGTTCAACCTTGGTTTGTTGCTTTATAAAGCAGGTAATTGGAAGAAGGCCAAAGAATATTTTGAGTACACCTTGCGCTATAATGATGAAATCGCGGATGTACACTACTATCTCGGACTGTGTTATCGGGAGGAGGATAAGTTGGAACCCGCACTGGGGCAATTTGAAAAAGCCCTAGCGCTCGACCCTGTCAATTTTATGGCCCGAGATTATTATTGGGATACCAAGGCACGCATAGATTATCGCAAACAGCTCGCACGGCAAGATTCTATACAGAAAGCTTATCAAGAGCAACAGCGCAAAATGTGGGAACAATGGCAAGAGGAGCAGAAAAAGCAGCAAGAGCTTTACCAACAACAGTATCAGCAGCAATACAAGCCGCCTCAACAACAAACGCCACCACCATCCACAGAAGAACAAGAGCAAGGTTAA
- the nhaB gene encoding sodium/proton antiporter NhaB yields MSKLKSPVAVQAFMGTSPLWYKQAILACLIINPIILFTLGPIVTGWVILVEFIATLALALKCYPLIPGGLLALEAVFMQMVTPHAIYEEVKHNLEVILLLLFMVAGIHFMKDLLAWIFTKIIVGIRSKIGLSLTFAFAGAFLSAWLDALTVTAVMIAVAIAFYNIYTGASLEEKAANMDNHNDRKRVAKEDLEQFSGFLRNLMMHGVVGTALGGVSTQVGEPQNLIIASSMKWSFVDFYLEIVHVSLPVLVFGLLTTIVVERLHIFGYGYALPDNVRRILENEGKRMQEQLDSRKIYNLIVQGLVGLWLIIGLALHLAEVGLIGLSVIVLLTALTGKIDENTIGHAFEEATPFTSLLVVFFVVVAMIEQNHLFTPVIQMALDTSPEMQPYVFFVFSGLLSAISDNVFVGTIYIKQAVANLGYASDQARAVAVAINVGTNIPSIATPNGQAAFLFLLTNAIAVRIKLSYLRMVVMAIPYFIVLTIVSLIFLQWYWIGGH; encoded by the coding sequence ATGTCAAAGCTGAAATCTCCGGTGGCAGTGCAAGCGTTTATGGGCACTAGTCCACTTTGGTATAAACAAGCCATATTGGCCTGCTTAATCATCAACCCTATCATTCTATTCACCCTAGGGCCAATTGTTACGGGTTGGGTCATTCTCGTCGAGTTTATCGCCACTTTGGCCTTGGCTTTGAAGTGTTATCCGTTAATTCCGGGTGGCTTGCTGGCGTTGGAGGCGGTGTTTATGCAGATGGTAACCCCCCACGCGATTTATGAAGAAGTCAAGCACAATCTTGAAGTAATCTTGTTGCTACTTTTTATGGTTGCAGGGATTCACTTTATGAAAGACTTGCTTGCTTGGATTTTCACCAAAATCATTGTTGGTATCCGCTCCAAAATTGGATTATCGCTCACATTCGCGTTTGCAGGCGCATTTTTATCCGCATGGCTTGATGCCTTGACAGTAACGGCAGTAATGATTGCGGTAGCCATTGCATTCTACAATATCTATACTGGCGCTTCATTGGAAGAAAAAGCAGCCAATATGGACAATCATAATGATCGCAAGCGGGTGGCCAAAGAAGACCTAGAACAGTTCTCGGGCTTCTTGCGTAACCTGATGATGCACGGAGTAGTAGGAACGGCGCTCGGAGGGGTATCTACTCAAGTGGGCGAACCACAAAACCTAATCATTGCTTCTAGTATGAAGTGGAGTTTTGTGGATTTTTATTTGGAGATAGTACACGTATCCTTGCCGGTCTTAGTCTTTGGACTTTTGACTACCATCGTAGTTGAGCGCCTACATATTTTTGGGTATGGCTATGCGCTTCCCGACAATGTGCGCCGCATTCTCGAAAATGAGGGCAAACGTATGCAAGAACAACTTGACTCGCGCAAGATTTATAACCTTATAGTACAAGGTTTGGTCGGGCTGTGGCTCATCATTGGCTTAGCGCTACACTTGGCCGAGGTGGGGTTGATTGGTCTTTCTGTGATTGTGTTGCTCACTGCGCTCACCGGCAAGATAGATGAAAACACCATCGGTCACGCTTTTGAAGAGGCCACACCTTTTACGTCGCTCTTGGTGGTGTTTTTTGTGGTAGTGGCCATGATTGAACAAAATCACCTCTTCACTCCTGTTATTCAAATGGCGCTTGATACCAGCCCTGAGATGCAGCCATACGTGTTTTTTGTGTTCTCAGGCTTGCTCTCCGCAATCAGTGACAACGTCTTTGTCGGGACAATCTATATCAAGCAAGCTGTAGCCAACCTCGGTTATGCCAGCGACCAAGCCCGTGCTGTTGCCGTTGCCATCAACGTAGGAACTAACATTCCCTCTATCGCAACTCCCAACGGCCAAGCTGCCTTCCTCTTTTTGTTGACCAATGCCATCGCTGTGCGCATCAAGTTGTCTTACTTGCGGATGGTTGTGATGGCCATCCCGTATTTCATTGTCTTGACAATCGTCAGCCTTATCTTCTTACAATGGTATTGGATTGGCGGGCATTAG
- a CDS encoding (2Fe-2S) ferredoxin domain-containing protein, with translation MSRTPSSPQCALYVCQGKDCKKADKKLFKTLKSDVKRERLRRTEVFKTKCLGRCKFAPVVAVQPANQWCYRTDVDEVIKTIKGS, from the coding sequence ATGTCTAGAACCCCCTCTTCGCCTCAATGCGCCCTGTATGTGTGTCAGGGCAAAGATTGTAAAAAAGCGGATAAAAAGCTTTTCAAAACGCTCAAAAGCGATGTCAAACGTGAGCGGCTTCGCCGTACTGAGGTTTTTAAGACCAAGTGTTTGGGGCGCTGCAAATTTGCCCCTGTAGTAGCCGTACAGCCTGCCAACCAGTGGTGTTATCGTACTGATGTAGACGAAGTAATCAAGACAATCAAAGGCAGTTGA
- a CDS encoding acyl-CoA carboxylase subunit beta, translating to MLKKALAELARRQAQALAMGGAEKIARQHSLGRMTVRERIDYLLDRGSFYETGLLAQSQLPEARDKTPADGKVCGYGTIEGQTVGISADDATVMAGAGGRIGYEKAFKIHHYAQEKGFPAIHLGDGGGARIPDIMGAVGMMNFTYDISHAPRNRQIPKITVIMGECFGGPTWEAASSDLIVQVKGSTMAVAGPVVLAAATTEQAEKEHLGGWELHAHHTGLADHTADTEKAALRWVKKVLTYLPPNYQQLPPTQSPPESTPFRQTSLYELIPQNDKYGYDMHPVLETIFDKGSLLELKPFFDGSLITSLARLNGQVVGVLANNPKVNAGAMGPGACEKATQFICFCDSFHIPLVFLHDTPGFFVGQAAERRKMPVQIMNFIQALQQSTVPKLSLILRKSYGMAHCNMLGANMGADFLLAYPQAEVSFMAPEVAANIVLGRKLAQVANPEEIKKAFMAEMQQINAPWEAAAANLIDKIIDPADTRQELIRCLSLAKSRYPQGGMSQRRMTNWPKMA from the coding sequence ATGTTGAAAAAAGCATTGGCCGAATTGGCACGAAGGCAAGCGCAAGCCTTGGCAATGGGCGGCGCTGAAAAAATAGCCCGACAGCATAGTCTGGGGCGAATGACCGTCCGCGAACGCATTGACTACCTCCTAGACAGGGGCAGCTTCTATGAAACAGGCCTGTTGGCACAGAGTCAACTCCCCGAGGCTCGCGACAAAACCCCCGCCGACGGCAAGGTCTGCGGGTATGGTACTATCGAAGGGCAGACCGTAGGCATCAGCGCAGACGACGCTACGGTAATGGCAGGCGCGGGCGGGCGCATAGGCTACGAGAAGGCCTTCAAAATCCACCATTATGCCCAAGAAAAAGGCTTCCCAGCTATTCATCTGGGTGATGGGGGAGGGGCACGCATCCCTGACATTATGGGAGCGGTGGGAATGATGAACTTTACCTATGACATCTCACACGCGCCACGCAACCGTCAAATCCCCAAAATCACCGTCATTATGGGAGAGTGCTTTGGCGGTCCTACTTGGGAGGCTGCCAGCTCAGACCTGATTGTGCAGGTCAAGGGCAGTACGATGGCCGTCGCCGGCCCCGTAGTCTTGGCCGCTGCTACTACTGAGCAAGCCGAAAAAGAGCATTTAGGCGGTTGGGAGCTCCACGCCCACCATACCGGACTGGCAGACCATACCGCCGATACCGAGAAGGCCGCGCTTCGTTGGGTCAAGAAAGTGCTCACCTATTTGCCGCCCAACTACCAACAACTGCCGCCTACCCAAAGCCCGCCTGAAAGCACGCCTTTTCGACAGACCAGCCTGTATGAGCTGATTCCACAAAACGACAAGTATGGATATGATATGCACCCCGTGCTCGAAACCATCTTCGACAAGGGCAGCCTCTTAGAGCTGAAGCCGTTTTTTGATGGAAGCCTCATCACCAGCCTGGCGCGCCTCAACGGCCAAGTAGTAGGGGTATTGGCCAACAATCCTAAGGTCAACGCAGGAGCAATGGGCCCCGGAGCTTGCGAAAAAGCCACACAGTTTATCTGTTTTTGCGACTCGTTTCATATCCCATTGGTGTTTTTGCACGACACCCCCGGGTTTTTTGTAGGGCAAGCAGCCGAGCGGCGTAAAATGCCCGTACAAATTATGAACTTTATCCAAGCCTTGCAACAAAGCACAGTTCCAAAACTTTCGCTCATCTTGCGCAAATCGTATGGAATGGCACATTGCAATATGCTGGGTGCCAATATGGGAGCTGATTTTTTACTCGCCTATCCGCAGGCCGAAGTTTCTTTTATGGCTCCCGAAGTGGCCGCCAATATCGTGTTGGGGCGCAAACTGGCACAAGTTGCCAATCCTGAGGAAATCAAAAAAGCCTTTATGGCGGAGATGCAGCAAATCAATGCGCCTTGGGAGGCTGCTGCGGCCAACCTTATCGACAAAATCATTGACCCTGCCGATACCCGCCAAGAACTGATCCGATGCCTGAGCCTCGCCAAAAGCCGATACCCACAGGGCGGAATGAGCCAACGACGAATGACTAATTGGCCCAAAATGGCATAA
- a CDS encoding Hsp20/alpha crystallin family protein — MSLVRWNTHWPNTVAHLLDNFLEQDLPLSRSHAPAVNIKEEADHFQLEVAAPGLQKEDFNIDLNKQVLTISAERKEEQTQEEQGKYTRREFSYQAFRRAFNLPDTVDEEAISAKYENGVLYVHLPKRDEAKVKALRQISIS; from the coding sequence ATGTCACTTGTACGTTGGAACACTCACTGGCCAAACACTGTAGCCCACCTGCTCGACAATTTCTTGGAGCAAGACCTGCCACTTAGCCGTAGCCACGCGCCAGCGGTCAATATCAAGGAAGAGGCTGATCATTTTCAACTAGAAGTAGCCGCTCCCGGCTTGCAAAAGGAAGATTTCAATATCGACCTCAACAAGCAGGTACTGACCATCAGCGCCGAGCGCAAGGAAGAGCAAACCCAAGAAGAACAAGGTAAATATACCCGCCGCGAGTTTAGCTATCAGGCGTTTCGGAGAGCCTTTAACCTCCCCGATACTGTCGACGAGGAGGCTATCTCTGCCAAATATGAAAACGGCGTGCTGTATGTACACTTACCCAAGCGCGATGAAGCCAAGGTAAAAGCTTTACGCCAAATCAGTATCTCCTAA